The nucleotide window actagccacatcgatcgacatgtgtaccatcacatcgttcgacgctaaggtctcagccatgaatgagaggctgaggacttacaaggacatgcatgaccgctttatatcaccagtcatgatagatttaaactaattgtctagtcaaatacttcatgcccatagggatattgataacaatactaatcaaaattttttgcaggcaaaatcagcatcgatcgacaggctacgagggccttggatcgatggcaagaatcctgaggagttacttccctacacagcagcagaggttgatgagatcacatccaagatttACACTGCTATAAACAACATGGAGGAACAACTTGACAGAcactgcgatgacatctactttccattcgacaacaaaatcagtggactagacagccacgcagaatggctacagaaagaagtcaagaccattcagaggcaactcgcagctcagcaccagatatcagcatcgatcgacaggaagcgagcgaaatcgctcaatggtaagtcgccgagatcgaccgacgCACACAtgatcgcatcgatcgacgccgagtccaCACCAGCCgacgagcagctgatacacaagacgatagagtcaatgcaaaatgaactgacagaactttcagcatacgcctatgacaacataggctggcacaaggtcagcattgacaacgttcaagataggctacaaaacatctccaatgtacttgagaagatggatgacaaatggacaagaaacgatgaggccacaagaagtttcattgcatcttggtccaaaatgtgcagagatgacgtggatgcttattttccaacaagcagctgtatctccaccaaatagccaatcactaccacagtcaagctaaatgactataaccaagcgctgagtgggaggcaacccactattaggtattttagtttggttttattagctagcatttatttactttcgttttatttctttcagatttaggagacccaagtaggaggacctgaatatcgatcgccgacgagacgtcgacatcgctcgacatggacaaccacacgacgatcgatgtaacatattcccatcgatcgatatctaatccggtcagatgtatctaccttacttgttacatttcgtacatcatgaattattcaatcataactccggctgagttacactgggacagtgtaatttaaatCTGGGGgaagatttactgatataatttatttaattcttatataaaaggaattttaataaattatgcttagctattgaaaataagaactataatcttatattgatttaaacttgaatatctaaccaatctctAGCactattttagatttactgattgcagataccacaatagatgctaaagcagatcaacctatcaactacacacttgtcTTGAAACGTATGAagcaaccaaagctgatttccaacactaaacttgacataaccgcttgtcttggggcttggtatacatgggatcggattcttcagacaagtctggaaggtaacgtctggtgtaaattatttatcacattccctctctctaaatttcgaccctagaatagttagtgtctacaaaaaaaaaaaaagatctattgtttacttaggataagtctgaacaggacttggtggctaaaaccattaaggcttgattcataaagactccaataaaagagttcgaaatgggacttggaggcggcaatcttcaaggctcgctttcgcaaagaactcttggatataggtcaaaaagaagtgaacagagcttggtggcaaccaccattaagttttgattcatggaagcctgtccaatcttggtcactgatcctgcaatggaagtagactttgactcaagagagaaaattagagagagagaaactaggaactaacttttacctgcagatccagatacttgtctgaaattcttgcatcctatgatcgatactcccaaggtaaagcattcactttatatttatgctaagaaatgaagtcattagaggggatgtcagacgtgaattgatgagttatgttatgttagaaatgggtgctaagctaggatattgtatagtgtgcttctgtgattaggaccttttaaatgtggttgcaaaattgttgaggaaaagatttcttgctttaaaatcttaagtccttaatattttcaaacctctttcagagagactgcttgtatgttttgcttgaggacaagcaaaatggtaagtctgggggagttgatataccttggatttgacccgttttcatccatggtatataggtattttactatatatatatatatatatatatatctactaataatagtaatcccaattaattccaaaggttgtgaatccCCTTATATTGAAAGAttgtatcttttataaaagttgtgtaaaaggttgtgtcttttctaaaagttctatgttgtaaggttgtgtcttctctaaaaattgtctaaaagttgtgactgttcatataaatgtcttttaaaaagcgaaaagttgtgactattcttattagtatcttttcaaaataactattttttctaattaattccaaaggttgtgaatcTCTATAAAATTGAAAGGTTGTGTTTCCAACATGCAACTCTAAAAAATGGAGTATTTTTCATGTGTCTTTTCATCtaaaatgatattaaaaatcCCAAAAAATGTCTTTGTACAGTTAtttgtttaattaaaaaaatcgtGTATTAGTTAGAGTAAAGAGTCATGTTTTTCCATTGTAAaagtaaaatagatttttagaaTAGCTAAGGTGTCTTTCTATAATGAAGTTGTTTTTTGAAATGATCTacctatataaaatttatttttaaatttttttaagatgtctttttataattaaactattttaaaatgatgTATTTATTCAAAATGTGTTGTAATAGTATTATGTTAAAATAAatacttttaaattaaaaagttaCGACTATTCATATGAgtattattacaaaataaataaccttTAAATTGAAAAGATGTGACTACTTAAATTGagaagttgtgactattcatataAGTACCACTTTAAAATAACTAACTTTAAATTGAAAAgatgtgactattcaaatagatATTTGAAAATCTATAAATGGTCTATGTCCATACTTTTCTCAAAGTAAAAATTTGTCCTTACAGTTTtacaaatttttagaaaaaaacaaatgataataTGTAGGATCAATCATTCGTGTCTCGATAGCAAAAATAATTCTAAACAAgacaataaaattattattttttctactagataaaatgtatgtttttctttctctttctttcttataaAACTGTATTTATGATTATGTATGTTCCATCAATACATGATTCATGTCCTATAATTTCATACACTCAGATTATATGAGAAAATTGTTACATCCATTTTAATGACTGTTCATTATACATGTTTAGGGTCGACATAATCAAACGTTTGCAAATTGATGATTTGCATGCATTTAGGAATTCTGATGTTGGATTAGAAAGTAAAGAATCATGTTGCTTAAACGTTGGACATTACATTCATAAACCATCTATATAAGCATGACATCTGGAAATGTTGCATTCTGGCATTTTTTTGTAGATCTggaaatattgttttttttttgttagtttaaGGTTTTGTAAATTTTGACACACAGACGAACATGTGCAATGGTTGAATAAGTGcttgaaatttgtttttcttttgttctcgAATTTTATTAATAGTAGTCATGCCTGACAGCCTGAGTGATTGTTTTGCTTTACAAATAGAATTcataaaaattgttttacaaGGAGTACATGCATGCGATTTATTCTGGAACTTTGTTTTGTTCACATGTGCATGCATATTAAGATTCTGAGGAATGAAAAATGTTTTGCATCGGTTTAATTACTCTAAAACTTTTTGTGACGGTTATAATTTTGTTGGTGAAAAGTCACAATTAATAATGTGAAAAGCTACtagatatattttcttttatgaaaAGACACCATTTAAATTGTTCAAAGGTGACAAATAAAAGACTGGTAATTAGTTtcttaattatttgataaaCAATTATGGGGTAGGAAAGAATTCAGatgattaattaataattaattatatggttAATTGTACCATATAGTTTTACGAATCCATGtagttatataatattaataaggAGAAAATCCATAATTCTTGGGTAATTCAAAATATGTAAAGAAATGAGTTATCCCTAAAAATTGTATTAgtttaaaagaaattataaaaatatttaaggaTTTATTCTTTcatagtaatttgttttttcattCTAAAAATGCAATGGTttatacaaaattattaaaatatgtaaagatgttttttcactataaaaattacataaactTTGAAGAGGTTTTCAAATAGTCTAAAAATGTAACTTTTCATTCTAAACTTGTaaaatttttaatgatttttttttagttctttttcatatctattttttatatgttttcaaaaatcTTTCAAAGTATCTAAAAATTCTGAGGTAATTCGTTTTGTTGAGtaactaattatttataatattatataaatataaggttttaaattaaattttatggaTTATAATATCCtcttttgtgtatttttttaattatgatttGGTTTCAATAAAATATTCGAATCTATTTTGCAATGTTTTTTATTAGTAGATAAGtatcaaaaaaatgtaaaacaagaACATTTTTTATATGTGCACTTTTCCATTTATACATGAAtttgatatatgtattattaatttagtaaatctCTAattacacttaaatagagaatGATTGTTGGAAATTTAAGTAAATCTTTGTAATCATTTAAGTTAACTATTTCAATTTTCTGGATAAACAGTTGAAACTAATTAAATGAAACCATTGCAATATCTAGTGATGAACCATTGTAATTGTTAGTGGTGGTAGTATTTGGTGATGAATCATTACAATTTTTGGGAAATGCTATACCAATATATGATTCTTCGAAAGCAGTTAATTCTTTAGTAAAGTATAATTtcacaaaaatacaaataataaaaaagaagaagaatgcaTGTGTTATTTACCAAGAACAACATGTTGGACATGATTCTTACAGTTGCTATGCAATCTTGTTTTGACTATACATATATTCTTACATggtttcaaataaattatgagtATCCTACTCATccttataaattttcttatcaGTTTAgtaaattattatgtttaaatGCGTTTgctttttaattagttttaaatatattaaattgcatttcaaatttcaaataaattacaaaaataataataagatatatatatatatatattaattgctatgtacatatttatagtttctaaatttgtaaaacaaatataattttagtgcatatatataaataaacatagACAGGTGCAATCTATATTGTtagttgaaaacaaaaataaacagttaaaaatattagttataaagtatgatatatatatatatatatatatatatatataattttataaaatgagttcaTGTGCGACATCGCACGGGTTCCttacctagtatatatatatatatatatatatatatatatatatatatatatatatatatatgttttctactcttctaggtatgttttcaggtccaggtgcatttcggagtaaagctatgattttggagcatttaaGAGCTTAAAGGACaattcacccgagctgaccacatagaggtcgacgagaggaagaacaatcgatcgatgcacatcagtgctgacgatcgacaccaggagatgcctcgacaaatgaagattaatatcgattgatgtacacaagtaccatcgatcgatgtcgagacattagacacgcgacattttggatttagcagacttaaaacccaaggccaagccaaattacgaaaataccctgacgagtttttaacctagtagataatatactgcctaagtgttttgacagCAGGGAGACTTTTTTTGGTTacaagttttactttgagagaaaagagagttttggagagaagatcacttgtgattggaactccttgttatcatttcttttcatctatactatgagtttctatttcttcattgttatgaattgctttgctatgtctgagtagttcaattattagatccagggttcagataggtttgtgggattagccccaaactatagatctgccttgttgtgatattcatgatagatttgtattcattgcttgttttagccttgctaactagaacttgatcataggattgcatattcaagcacacttgttatcccatcctgacatctatctatcaaattaggactgctagagagggctaaccgccaatttagtatcttaatagggcatatcatactcgcgcataggtcTGGCTAgaacacgtcgatcgatgtcctcaactgactatcgatcgtcgttggcaaaggtgtatcagtcgacgtcccaataggaccatcgatcgacactctttcattgttgacatactaaccgttgagacacgagatctagcctgttaaccagtgaaacatgcgacagctgatcaccgAGTTAAtcggttgagctctaatatatcatgcatgcaacaaataggcatctataggtattataatctccaacacctgaatagtggccctgcatctaatatcatttccaaccaagttacatttactagttacttcgcttgttactattgctatttcatttaaacatttacaactcttagaattaataaacactagatttaattattccctagctccttgtagattcgatccctaagtactacatctgaacctcttttgatgagagtaacactccttatggtaatttgagtggtatcacttATCAACAAACAAAATGTGGTGATGTGGATCACGTGTACAGAGTTCATCAAACTGGAGGCGGTCATTGGGTAGCGTTTCACGTGGACCTTCTGAAGGAAAAAAATTGATTGCTACGATCCCATCACTGGACAGGTAACCCTCAAAAGTGAACAGAAAATTTCTAGATGCATTTAGGCCATTTACGCAAATGATCCTTGCAATaatgaattatttatttcatgCCCATGTACGAAAACCTAGCTACAAGCTGTTTGCGTTCCAAAGGAGGAAAGGAAAATACATCCCACAAAATATCCTAGCATCCTAGCTGGTGACTGTGGGATGTATTCATTAAAGTTTGTCAAATTCCTAGCACTTGGTCTAACTTTCGATGGGATATGCGATGAAAATATTCAGGGTATACATGTTCTTATGGCATCAGAGAACCTCAATGAAGGCTTTGATATGTTAATGCAGTTCAAATGATTTACTATTCGTGaacatgtattttttatttgactTATGCTATATAACGTTTGTAACTCAGACAACTttatattttgtagtttttataACTCAGCCTTATCATTTATATAACTCAGCCTTATCTTTTACATAACTGGGCTTAACCTTAAATATACCCTAAAATTGGAAATTTGATTTATGTAATTAAAGTACTTTTTACAGTTATATTGAAGCTCCTCTTTTCAATATCAAGTGAATATAATGTAATTGAAGTACTTTCTTGAATTTTCAAGTGGACACACTAAATAACTTTTTCTTGAGACATATGTTCTTTTACAAATACTTAAAACCTTCAACGGTAAATCCAATACTTAAGAATCTTTTTTATAAGTAAATGTAGCTGgagattaaattaaatttttgaaatataaaaagatcCCCAATTAGTATAAGTTATTTATTGTATCTGGAGACAGAAAGAAAACGCAGCTCGGAAACCGAAAATCGTCTAATCAACATGAAAATAAGGTTGACGTCTTGCTTTAAACATGAAGGAATAATGACTTCATGAATTAATTATCTCCccaaaagttttttaaaaaatcaaatcaattcATTAATTAACTTTAATTCATTAGTTTTCCTTATATTATTAGACTCACTAGAACTTAACGAGAGAGTTACATTGAGAGACACAATTTGTCTTTTGTTTATGTAAAGAGACACATTCTCTCTTTGACACACTTTCTCATAACAGCTGTTTTTTTGTGGACATAAATAACCCTATTTTTTGTGTAAGgataaatatgtttattttaaggAAGCAAACAAAAGTTGAGCAAAATGAAACTAAGTTTGTTCTTAGTTGCAATAAATGATAAAagttaaaatgaaaaagaagatatatatgGGTAAAAGTGAAATTTTTGGGCGTTGGATTTATTTACAGGCAAAAGATCTAACGGCTGCAAATATGTTTACCTTCTATAATGTAAAGTCATGTGAGCCACACGGCTTTAACCCTTTGACTGatagatttttcttttggtttctaAACAAAAATGTATCTGAACCAAAATCTAATTGTATAATACGAAACAAAAATATACCTGAACCTTATCATCTTATACAAATCTTGTAAATATCCAGAACATGGAAGACATAAGTGGGATTTTCATTGTTATTCATATCTCATCTTACCACCTTTTATCTGACCATTGCGCACTTGACCCCTCTCCCCCCTCCCACACTCATGTCAACAGCCACCACATCCACACACTGCCGATCACATCCACACATCCTCTATCCACAGCATCCACCACTCTTCTACTCACGTCTTCCACCTCCGTATCCACATCCACCATCACAACATCCACGAACATGGCATCTACCACCACTTTATTCTCCTCACATCTTCCACCTCTGTATCCACATCCGCCACCACTTCCTCCTCCTCACGTCTTCCACCTCCGTGTCCACATACACCACCACATAATCCACCACCTCCTCCCTTTCCTCACGTCTTCCACCTCCGTATCCACATCCACCACCACATCATCCACAGCCACAacatccaccaccaccacctcctcctcacATCTTCCACCTCCGTATCCACATCCATCACCATAGCATCCACCATCACGGCATCCACAACCACCTTCTCCTGACCTCTATATCCACATCCGCCACTACGGCATCCACCACCACAATAAGACAAGAAATTAACTTTTCATATATGAATCTGTTAGATATATCTATGAAAATTAGGAATAGAGAGACATGATTGAAAATGGATTTGAGTTTCTGGATTCATGGTGTGACTCACCAATGGTCGAGGAAGAAGAGCTGGAGAGGCTAATCCGGCGGAGCAGTCTCAGGCGAGTAAAAGCTAGAGGTGGAGACAGAGAGCTTGAACAAAGTGACGGCTCCGACGCTTCACCAAAGATGCCATTACGGAGATATTGTTACGTAGGAGAGAAATCAGGGCAAGAGGGATTTGTATAGTGATTGTGATTCTACCTCTTGATCAAGGAGAAGAAAGGGGATTGAGAAACATGGATTATGGTTCAATTTCTCAGACTCTCATGTCGGAGAAAGGGATTAGGATTTGATTTGTTTGAGTTTTCACGATTTAGGGATTTTGAAGAGATAATgttcttgttttctttcttttttaaaatagtttatttgttttaaagaaaTAGTTAGAAATATAACTAAAGACACATGATCACCTAAACATgacatctcattggttgcgggTTATCTCGGTAATTTCTCTGAGAGAAAGTGTTCTAAAGACACAATGTGTCTCTTTGAGTAATTAATAACTCAGAATGTGTCTCTCAaggtaaatttttctttttgagatgctctatatttatttatttttatttctaaaaaattgaaataatgttttttatttaaaaagaagACTAAAAATTACTAATTGCAACTAGGCAAATTAATTTTGTGTATTTAAAAGTTTTCCATTGTGAAAATAAATATACCGAATTTgatttatcaaataatattattagagattttttttggcTAAGAAACAAAACAGTCGGTGcttttttcattgaattgtAAACATATTGTTCATATCTACACTTAGTAAAGAACCCACTTGGCCTTTTCTAAAAGAAGAGGTTATCTTGGTCCTGAAGGGTAATCGTTCTCGATGTGGGAGAGGGATTCTGGAATGAGCCAGTTAATGTCAGCATGAGGATAGTTAAAATCATCTGTCAGCATCTCCTCCTTTTCCCATTCTTCCCATTTCTCAGCTAAACCATCTCCTTCAAGCATTCTCACCACTTCTGACATATTGGGACGTTCCAACGAAGAACTTTGAGTGCAGAGCAGAGCCATTTGGATCAGCTGCTCCACTTCTTTATCCACGTACTTTCCTTCGAGCCCCGCATCCACAAGACTTTCCAACTTCTTCTCTTTCAGAACCTCTTTCACCTAGTCACCCATGAAACGAAAACATTCTTCATCAGTGTAAAAAATGATCATCTTGTACTAAAAAGATGAAAGAAAACCATGAGATATACCCAGTCGAGTAAcatgatatcatcatcatttGCAAGCCGAGCAAGATCGAACGCCTTTTGTCCGGTGATGAGCTCGAGAAGCATCACACCATACCCAAAAACATCAGTTTTCTCAGAAGATTTTCCAGTGGAAAGATACTCAGGGGCTATATGGCCAATTGTACCGCGTACGGCAGTTGTCACATGGGACTCATTATAATTCATGAGCTTTGCGAGCCCAAAATCTCCAACCACAGCTTCAAAGTTTTCATCTAACAATATGTTCGCAGCTTTCACATCCCGGTGAATGATTTTTTGGTCGCAGTGATCATGTAAATAAGCAAGACCCCTTGCTGCTCCCAGAGCAATATGCTTTCTTTTTGGCCAATCAAGTGCTGGATTGCCTTCGTGACTTTCTAACAAAGGAAAAATGAAAGATTTTCTTACCAATCaatacaattcaaaaataaaactatattacGATTGAAAAACTCGAAGGAGTAATAACAATTCTTacaagagagagagggagagagtaaGTTACCTCTCAAACAAGAAGCAACACTTCCATTACACATGTAGGGATAAACGAGCAATCTTTCAGTAGGTGTCATGCAAAATCCATGAAGCCGAAGCAAGTTCCTATGAACGGCCAAACTAATCATCTCAACTTCGGTCTGGAACTGAAGTTCCCCACCCATGGTACGTTCTTCTTTTAGCCTTTTCACAGCCACTAGCTTCCCATTGGCCAAACGTCCTTTATACACTTTACCAAAACCGCCTCTACCCAATACATTTTTGTTGCTAAAGTTATCTGTAGCAACTAGCAGTTCACGCAAGGAAAACCTTCTGAGTTGTCCTAAGTGAACCTCTGGGTCTTCTTCACCTGCAAAATATAGTTCACCAAAACAGAACTAAAGTTAGCCAAGGAAGCTTCAATCGGAAAAAGAGATGAAGATAGTTGACAAACCAGGTACATCAACAAAGCGGTCCTGTGCTTTACTTCTCAGCCACCAA belongs to Brassica rapa cultivar Chiifu-401-42 chromosome A07, CAAS_Brap_v3.01, whole genome shotgun sequence and includes:
- the LOC103847608 gene encoding somatic embryogenesis receptor kinase 4 isoform X1, encoding MPQRYDIRVWREWGPRSAPPESSFGFISKLVKGRIRVEGRPFFSLIITSSSSSTVEVISRFARSPLMGFAFGKMEQQQGPSLRSLTSLILLFVLLLRAAGNPEGDALYELKKSLVDDPNSVLQSWDATLVSPCTWFHITCNSENSVIRVDLGNANLSGQLVPQLRHLPSLQYLELYSNNITGEIPEELGDLAELVSLDLYMNKISGPIPSSLGKLEKLKFLRLNNNKLSGEIPRSLTNVSLQVLDIANNGLSGDIPVNGSFTLFTPISFANNSLRPLPDPPSTSNSPPQPPPGKKTTTAIAIGAAAGAAILCAGPAIALAWWLRSKAQDRFVDVPGEEDPEVHLGQLRRFSLRELLVATDNFSNKNVLGRGGFGKVYKGRLANGKLVAVKRLKEERTMGGELQFQTEVEMISLAVHRNLLRLHGFCMTPTERLLVYPYMCNGSVASCLRESHEGNPALDWPKRKHIALGAARGLAYLHDHCDQKIIHRDVKAANILLDENFEAVVGDFGLAKLMNYNESHVTTAVRGTIGHIAPEYLSTGKSSEKTDVFGYGVMLLELITGQKAFDLARLANDDDIMLLDWVKEVLKEKKLESLVDAGLEGKYVDKEVEQLIQMALLCTQSSSLERPNMSEVVRMLEGDGLAEKWEEWEKEEMLTDDFNYPHADINWLIPESLSHIENDYPSGPR
- the LOC103847608 gene encoding somatic embryogenesis receptor kinase 4 isoform X2, giving the protein MPQRYDIRVWREWGPRSAPPESSFGFISKLVKGRIRVEGRPFFSLIITSSSSSTVEVISRFARSPLMGFAFGKMEQQQGPSLRSLTSLILLFVLLLRAAGNPEGDALYELKKSLVDDPNSVLQSWDATLVSPCTWFHITCNSENSVIRVDLGNANLSGQLVPQLRHLPSLQYLELYSNNITGEIPEELGDLAELVSLDLYMNKISGPIPSSLGKLEKLKFLDIANNGLSGDIPVNGSFTLFTPISFANNSLRPLPDPPSTSNSPPQPPPGKKTTTAIAIGAAAGAAILCAGPAIALAWWLRSKAQDRFVDVPGEEDPEVHLGQLRRFSLRELLVATDNFSNKNVLGRGGFGKVYKGRLANGKLVAVKRLKEERTMGGELQFQTEVEMISLAVHRNLLRLHGFCMTPTERLLVYPYMCNGSVASCLRESHEGNPALDWPKRKHIALGAARGLAYLHDHCDQKIIHRDVKAANILLDENFEAVVGDFGLAKLMNYNESHVTTAVRGTIGHIAPEYLSTGKSSEKTDVFGYGVMLLELITGQKAFDLARLANDDDIMLLDWVKEVLKEKKLESLVDAGLEGKYVDKEVEQLIQMALLCTQSSSLERPNMSEVVRMLEGDGLAEKWEEWEKEEMLTDDFNYPHADINWLIPESLSHIENDYPSGPR